In Streptomyces sp. TLI_146, the genomic stretch AGGCGGCGATCGTCGGGATAGGCGCGACCGAGTTCTCCAAGGACTCGGGCCGCAGCGAGCTGAAGCTGGCGGTGGAGGCGGTGCGCGCCGCGCTCGACGACGCCGGGCTCACCCCCGACGACGTCGACGGGATGGTCACGTTCACCATGGACACCAGCCCGGAGATCACCGTGGCTCAGGCGGCGGGTATCGGCGAGCTGTCGTTCTTCTCGCGGATCCACTACGGCGGCGGCGCCGCGTGCGCGACCGTTCAGCAGGCGGCGCTGGCGGTGGCCTCGGGGGTGGCGGAAGTGGTCGTCTGCTACCGGGCGTTCAACGAGCGCTCAGGGCGGCGGTTCGGGTCCGGGGTGCAGCACCGGGAGCCGTCCGCCGAGGGGGCGGCGCTCGGCTGGTCACTGCCGTTCGGGCTGCTCACCCCGGCCTCCTGGGTCGCGATGGCCGCGCAGCGGTATCTGCACGCGTACGGTCTGACGCCCGAGGCGTTCGGGCACGTGGCCGTCGTCGACCGGCGCCATGCGGCGACCAACCCGGCGGCGTACTTCTACGGCAGGCCGATCACGCTCGCCGAGCACGCCGCCTCGCGGTGGATAGTCGAGCCGCTGCGGCTCCTCGACTGCTGCCAGGAGACGGACGGCGGCCAGGCGATCGTCGTCACGACGGCCGAGCGGGCGCGGGATCTGCGCCGCCCGCCCGCCGTGATCACCGCGGCCGCGCAGGGAGCGGGCCGCAGACAGGAGGGGATGACGAGTTTCTACCGGGACGGTCTGACCGGGCTGCCCGAGATGGGGGTGGTGGCGCGCCAGCTCTGGCGGACGTCCGGGCTCACTCCGGCCGAGATCGACGTGGCGATCCTGTACGACCACTTCACTCCGTTCGTGCTGATGCAACTGGAGGAGTTCGGGTTCTGCGGGCCGGGGGAGGCGGCGGATTTCGTGGCGGCGGACGCGTTGGCGCTGAACACGCACGGGGGGCAGCTGGGGGAGGCGTATCTGCACGGGATGAACGGGATAGCGGAAGCGGTCCGGCAGGTCAGGGGGCTGGCGGTCAATCAGATACCGGGCGCCGGGCGGGTGCTGGTGACGGCGGGTACGGGGGTTCCGACGTCGGGGCTCGTGCTGAGCGCGGACGGCTGAACCTCCGTACCCGGAAGGATGATCCTGTCCACGGACGGCTGAGGCACGCGGTCGAGCGGTGGCCGGAAGAACCTGACGGCCTTTCACTCGCCTTATGCGCAGCCTCACATCGATCCGGCCCTGGTACCTGGGCATCGTCACGCCACCGCTGGCCGTGGCCACCACGCTCGCCGCTCTGCTCACGCTGAGCCCACCCGCGTCGGCCACACCGGTGCCGGACGTCCCGGCCGTCGCCGCCGCTCCGGAGGCCTCCCCGGACGCCGCCTCGGTCGCCTCCTCTGTGGCCTCATCGGGCCTCTCCGTGGATGGCGCCTCGGGCCTCTCTGCGAACGCCTCCTCGGGCCTCTCCTCGGGCGTCGGCGCTGCCGTCGTGCCGGATGCCGTTCCGGCGGACGCGGTGGACAGTCCGGCGGTGCTGGCGCGGGCCGTGCAGTTCAAGGGGGCGGCGTTCGACACCTGCCAGGCGCCGCCGCTGGCGACGATGAAGGCCTGGCGGTCCTCGTCGTACCGAGCGGTCGGCGTCTACTTCGGGGGGCGCGGGCGCGGCTGCCCGGACCAGCAGCACCTCAGCCGGAGCTGGCTGGCGAGTGTGGACGGGATGGGCTGGCGGGTGCTGCCGATCTTCGTCGGCTCGCAGTCGCCGTGCGTGCGGTCGGCGGCGAAGAAGAAGGTGCGGATGGGCAGCCGTTCGGCGACCCAGGGGCGGACCGAGGGGAGGCAGGCGGCCGAAGCGGCCGGGAAGCTGGGCATCCGGCAGGGCAGCGCGCTCTACCTGGACATGGAGGCGTACGACGCGGACAACGCGGGGTGTGCGCGGACCACGCTGGCGTTCGTCCGTGCCTGGAACCGTGAGGTGCGCGGGCAGGGCTTTCTGCCCGGGTTCTACAGCAGCGCCGCGTCGGGGGTGCGGCACATGGAGCAGGCCAGGCGGGCCGGGCAGTCCGACCTGCCGTCGGTGATGTGGTTCGCGCGGTGGGGTTCCGGGTCCTCCTTGTACGGGGAACCGACCCTGCACGCGGACGCGTGGCGGCCGCACCGGCGTATCCACCAGTACGCGGGGAACGTGACCGAGACGCACGGCGGGCGCCGGCTCGTGGTGGACCGGAACACGGTGGACGCGCCGGTGGCCCGGTTCAAACCCTGACGAGCGCCGGGGGCTCCTCCACCTTCAGGAGGTGCAGCCACCCCTACCCGTACAACCTGAGAGGGATCCCGCTTCGCGACCTGGGGCCGATCCGTGGCGTAGCGGGCGCTCCTAGCGTGGAGGTATGACCACGCCTGTCTGCAACAGCGCCTCCCGGGCGGCGACGCCATACCCGTCGTTCGCCTCGTACATGCGGGCCCGAGGCCCCGTGCTGCTGCGCACCGCACGCTCGCTGACCGCGAACCCGAGCGACGCCGAGGACCTGCTGCAGACGGCCCTCACCAAGACGTACGTCGCCTGGGACCGGATCGAGGACCACCGGGCCCTCGACGGCTATGTGCGCCGTGCGCTCCTCAACACCCGGACCTCGCAGTGGCGCAAGCGCAAGGTGGACGAGTTCGCCTGCGACGAGCTGCCCGAGCCGGAGACGGTGCCCGAGCCGGACCCGGCCGACCAGCAGGTGCTGCACGACGCGATGTGGCGCGCCGTGATGAAGCTGCCGGACCGCCAGCGGGCGATGGTCGTGCTGCGGTACTACGAGGACCTGAGCGAGGCGCAGACCGCCGAGGTGCTGGGGGTCTCCGTGGGCACGGTGAAGAGCGCGGTCTCCCGGGCGCTGGGCAAGCTCCGCGAGGACCCGGAGCTCGCCCCCGTCCGCTGACCGCACGTCCCCTGACCGCGACACCGGCGGCCGATAACGGGCGGCCGAAAGCGGGCGGTGGGGCGCCGCGTACGGCGTGACCTTGGTCTCGTGGGTGATTCATTACCTCCGGGTAGTGACATACCGCGCGGTACGTGAGCAGAATCGGCACACCCCTATCGCCACGTGGCGCACCGTAGCGCCCACCGGGAGGCCGCCGTGCTGAGCACCATGCAGGACGTACCGCTGCTGATCTCGCGGATCCTGACCCACGGGTCCACGATCCACGGCAAGTCGCAGGTCACGACCTGGACCGGCGAGGCGGAGCCACGGCGCCGCAGTTTCGCGGAGATCGGCGGGCGGGCGGCGCAGCTGGCCCACGCCCTGCGCGAGCTCGGCGTCGAGGACGGGCAGGCGACCGCCACCCTGATGTGGAACAACGCCGAGCATGTCGAGGCATACCTCGCGATCCCCTCCATGGGCGCGGTGCTCCACACGCTGAACCTGCGGCTTCCGGCCGACCAGCTGATCTGGATCGTCAACCACGCGGCCGACCGCGTGATCATCGCCAACGGTTCGCTGCTGCCGCTGCTCGCTCCGCTGCTGCCGCATCTGCCGACCGTCGAGCACATCGTGGTCTCCGGGCCCGGCGACCGTTCGCTGCTCGACGACATCGACGGCGCGGGGCCGCAGGTGCACGAGTACGAGGAACTGCTCGCGGGCCGCCCGACCTCGTACGACTGGCCGCAGCTGGACGAGCGCACCGCCGCCGCCATGTGCTACACCTCCGGCACCACGGGCGACCCCAAGGGCGTCGTCTACTCGCACCGTTCGGTCTATCTGCACTCGATGCAGGTCAACATGGCCGAGTCGATGGGGCTCACCGACAAGGACAAGACCCTGGTCGTGGTGCCGCAGTTCCATGTGAACGCCTGGGGGCTGCCGCACGCGACCTTCATGACCGGCGTCGACATGCTGATGCCGGACCGCTTCCTGCAGCCCGCGCCGCTCGCCGAGATGATCGAGCGCGAGAAGCCCACGCACGCCGCCGCCGTGCCGACCATCTGGCAGGGGCTGCTCGCCGAGGTCACCGCGCGCCCCCGGGACCTCACCTCGATGGTGCGGGTCACCATCGGCGGCGCGGCCTGTCCGCCCTCGCTGATGGAGGCGTACGACAAGCTGGGCGTCCGGCTCTGCCACGCGTGGGGCATGACGGAGACGTCGCCGCTGGGCACCATGGCCAACCCGCCGGCCGGGCTCACGGCCGAGGAGGAGTGGCCGTACCGGGTCACCCAGGGGCGCTTCCCGGCGGGCGTCGAGGCGCGGCTGGTCGGTCCCGGCGGGGAGATCCTGCCCTGGGACAACGAGTCGGCGGGCGAGCTGGAGGTCAGGGGCACCTGGATCGCGGGCGCGTACTACGGCGGCGCGGGCGGCGAGGACTTCCGCCCCGCCGACAAGTTCAGCGAGGACGGCTGGCTGAAGACGGGCGACGTCGGGGTGATCAGCGCCGACGGCTTCCTGACGCTCACCGACCGCGCCAAGGACGTCATCAAGTCGGGCGGGGAGTGGATCTCCTCGGTCGACCTGGAGAACGCCCTGATGGCCCACCCCGAGGTAGCCGAGGCCGCGGTCGTCGCCGTCCCCGACGAGAAGTGGGGCGAGCGCCCGCTCGCCACGGTCGTGCTGAGGCCGGGCGCGACCGCCGACTACGCGGCCCTGAAGGAGTTCCTCTCCCGGTCGGTCGCGAAGTGGCAGCTGCCGGAGCGGTGGACGATCGTCGAGGCGGTGCCGAAGACGAGCGTGGGGAAGTTCGACAAGAAGGTGATCCGCAAGAAGTACGCGGACGGGGAGCTGGACGTCACGGAGCTGCGCTGACGCGTGGTCCGGTGAGGCGACGGTCCCGTCGAGGCGGCGTCGGCCACGTTTCACGTGAAACATGGCGGGCCCGATGAGGTGGCGATGGCCATGTTTCACGTGAAACGTGGCTGACAGAGTGGGCTGGGGTGTGTTTCACGTGAAACGTCCCCCGGCCCCCTCCTCGTTGGCGCCGGGCAGGGCGCCAACGCTCCCGACGGCGTAGGTCAGTTCGTGCCGATCTTGGCGAGCAGGTCGACGATCCGGCCCTGGACCTCGGTGCTGGTCGAGCGTTCGGCCAGGAACAGCACGGTCTCCCCCGCCGAAAGCTTCGGGAGCTCCGGCTGGTTGAGGCCCGCCGAGGTGTAGACGACGAGCGGGGTGTGGTTCAACTGCCCGTTCGCGCGCAGCCAGTCGACGATCCCGGCGCGGCGGCGGCGTACCTGCATCAGATCCATCACGACCAGGTTCGGCCGCATCTGGCCCGCCAGGGTCACGGCCTCGGTGTCGGTGGCGGCGCGGGCGACCTGCATACCGCGCCGCTCCAGGGTGGCCGTCAGCGCGAGGGCGATCTCCTCGTGCTCCTCGATCAGCAGGACCCGGGGCGGGTGCTGCTCGCTGTCGCGGGGCGCGAGGGCCTTGAGGAGTACGGCGGGGTCGGCGCCGTACGCCGCCTCGCGCGTCGCCTGGCCCAGCCCGGCCGTCACCAGCACCGGCACCTCGGCGGCGACGGCCGCCTGGCGCAGCGACTGGAGGGCGGTACGGGTGATCGGCCCGGTCAGCGGGTCGACGAAGAGCGCGGCCGGGAACGCCGCGATCTGGGCGTCGACCTCCTCACGGGAATGCACGACCACGGGCCGGTAGCCGCGGTCACTCAGCGCCTGCGAGGTGGAGACGTCGGGTGCGGGCCAGACGAGCAGCCGGCGCGGGTTGTCGAGCGGCTCCGGCGGCAGCTCGTCGTCGACAGGCTGCGGGTGCGGGCGGTTGGCGACCTCGACGGCGCCTCCGGGCCCGTCCAGCGGCTCGGGCCCCTCGGCGCCCTCGTCGGGCGCTCCTATGGCGTACGCGCGCCCCTGGCCCTCCGAGGGGGGCGAGAGCAGCGACGTGGGTGACGGGCCGGGGCGTTCGGCCTCGGTGGTCCCGGCCGGGCGGTCGCCTTCGGGGGGCGTACCGAGCTTGCGGCGCCGCCCCGAGCCCGAGGGACCGGCGGTCGGCTGGGTGAAGGGCACGCCTTGGCCGAGCGTGCGCACGCTGATCGAACGGCCCTGGGAGGCGTCGTCGGGCATGGGCGCCGCCTCGGCGGGCAGCGGCTGGCGGGCGGGCACGGCGCCGCCCGAGGTCTCCGGCCCGTTCGCCGGAACCGCGCCGCCCACCGCCCACGCGGGCGGCTGCTCCACGGGGTGCGGCTGCGGCGGGGTGTGCTCGTCGGCGGCCTCGTTGCGTACGGCGTCGTGGCGTCCGCGACCGGCGGCCGGGCGGGGCTGACCGGCCGGGGAGGCCTGCGCGGGCCCGTTCGCCAGCGGACGGTGGGCCGGGGCGGCAGGGCCACCGCTCTGGCCGGGGCCGTTCGCCAGAGGGCGGTGAGCCGGGGCCGAAGGGGCCGGGAGGGGCTGGTGGGGGTCGGGGACGCCGGGGCGGTTCGGGTCCACGGGGATGCCGGTGCCCTGGCCGGGCGCCGCTCCGGGGAGTCCGAGGGGGCGGCCGGGCGCGTTCGCCGGGGGCTGCCCGGCGTCGGCCGGGCCGGAAGCCGGGACGGACATCGGGCCGGAAGCCGGGCCGTTGGCGGGGAAGCCCTCGGGCCTGGCCGGGCGGTCCGCCTCGGCGGGCGGGAGCGCGAACGCGGTGCGTACGGCCCCCTCCTCGGCCTCCGGGGCGGGCGCCAGAGCCCTGCGGGCCCGACGGCCGCCGGGTTCCGCGTCGGCGGCGTGTGCGTCACCGGCAGGGGCGTCGCCGCTGGTGGCGGGCAGGGCGCGGCGGGCGCGGCGGCCCGAGGGAGCGGCCGGGTCGGCCGCCATGCCCTGGGGCGGAACGGTCTCGCTCAGCGCGGCCGGGCGTCCGGCGCCGGGCTGGCGGGCGCTCTCGGCGGCGGTGACGACCGAGCCCTCGGAGGGCGCGGCGGCGTCCTCGGCCGGGCTGGGCCGCCCGCGCCGCCGCCCCGTCCCGGAGGAGCCGCCGGTGTCGCCGGACGGACCGGCATCGGGGGCGCCCGAAGTCCCGTCGCCGGGGCCGCCGATGGGGCCCGCGGGGCCGGCGCCGGGGGCGTAGGGGTGGGCGCCGCCCGTGGAGCCCTGGGCGCCCGGCATACCGGTGGCCGGGCCGTTGGGGGTCCCGCCGGACGGGCCGCCGGGGCCGAAGGGGTGAGCGCCGGGGGAGCCCCCGGGCGTACCGCCCGCATCGCCGTGCGGCGCACCGCCGGACGGACCGGCACCGGGCACTCCGCCGGATCCCGGGCCGCCCTGCCCCGTACGGGAAATCCCGCTGGGACTCCCGGCGGATCTCCCGCCGGAACCCGCGCCACCGCCGTCGCTCTCGCCCGCCTGCTGCGCGGGGATGCGTTCAAGGGCCGCCGGGGAAGCGGCGGCCGGGTCGGCCGGCTGGTCCCCCTGGGCGCGTGCCCGGCGGCGGCCGGTCGGGGACTTCTCCTCCTCGACGGGGCTCTCCAGGAACGCGTCCGTGGAGGCCCGCCGGGCGCGGCGGCGCCCCGATCCGGTCGGCTGCTGGGCCGTGACCACAGCGACCTCGGCCGCCGCGGGCTCCGGCACCGAGCCCGCCCCCTCCCCCAGCGGCACTTCCAGGACGTACGCGCTGCCGCTCATGCCCGGCACCTCGACCGTCTGGAGGACACCGCCGTGGGCGCGCACGATGCCCTGGACGATGGGCTTGTGGACGGGGTCGCCCCCGGCGTACGGCCCGCGCACCTCGATGCGTACGACCTCGCCACGCACCGCCGCCGCGACGACGACCGTGGAGTCCATATAGCCGCCTGCGGCCACCGGCGCGTTGCCCGTGGCGTCGACGCCCGCGACGTCCGCCACCAGGTGGGCCAGCGCCGTGGAGAGCCGCGCGGGGTCGATCTCGGCCTCGATCGGCGGCGCGTGGACGGCGAACTGGGCCCGGCCGGGCCCGATCAGCTCGACGGCGCCCTCGACGCCCGCCGCGACCACGGTCCCGACCAGCACCTTGGCCTTCTTCAGCTCCTCCGTACCGGAGTCGAGCCGCTGGAAGGCCAGCACGTTGTCGACGAGGGTGGTCATCCGGGCGTATCCGGCGGCCAGATGGTGCAGGACCTGGTTGGCCTCGGGCCACAGCTGGCCCGCGTCGTCCGCCGCCAGCGTGGACAGCTCGCGGCGCAGCTCGTCCAGCGGCCCGCGCAGCGACCCTCCGAGCACCGAGAGCAGCTGCTGGTGGCGCGCGGACAGCGCGTCGTAGCGGGAGGTCTCGCGCTCCAGGACCTCCGCGTGCTTCTTGGCCTGCTCCTCGTACGGGCGGCGGTCGGTGAACGTCATCACCGCGCCGACCAGCAGGTCCCCGTCCCGTACCGGCGCGGTCGTCAGATCGACGGGCACGCCCGCGCCGCTCTTCGTCCACAGCATCTGACCGCGCACGCGGTGCTTGCGGCCGGACTTCAGCGTGTCGGCGAGCGGGCTTTCCTCGTATGGGAACGCCTCGCCGTCGGCGCGCGAGTGCAGCACCAGCGGGTGCAGCTCCTGGCCGCCGAGGTCGCTGGCGCGGTAGCCGAGGATCTGCGCGGCGGCCGGGTTGACCAGGACGACGCGGCCCTCGGTGTCGGTGCCGACGACGCCCTCCGCCGCCGCGCGCAGGATCATCTCGGTCTGCCGCTGCGAACGGGCCAGCTCGGCCTCGGTGTCGACGGTTCCGGAGAGGTCGCGGACGACGATCATGAGGAGTTCGTCGCCGGAGTAGTGCGCGCCGCTGCTTCCGTAGGAGGAGGACGGTGAGGCGTACGCGTCGCGTCCGTCCTCCAGGTTGGCGCTGGTCACCTCGACGGGGAACTCGCTGCCGTCGGTGCGCCGGGCCACCATCCGGGTCGGCTTGGTGCGGCCCTGCTCGTCCTCGGTGTCGGGGCGGCGCATCGAGCCCGGGATGAGCTTGGAGTCGAAGGTGGGCAGCAGGTCGAGCACGCCCCGCCCCACGAGCCCGGTCCCCGGAGACTCGAACATCTCCAGGGCGATGGTGTTCGCGTTGACGACCGTGCCGTTGCAGTTGACGAGCACGAGCCCGTCCGGAAGGGCGTCAAGTATGGCTGCGAGGCGAGCAGCGCCTCGGGATGGCCTGCTGCTCACGACGACGCTTCCTCCCTGAACCACTGCACCTTGCGGCCTGTCACTGGGAGGGAGTCTAAAGGCAGGGGATGTGCGAGCGGCGGCGGATGAGGGGGAGCTCTCACCAATGTTCTGTGACCACGGCGTATGCCGGGAGATTGCGCCGACGGGGTGGGGCGCACCCGGCGCCCCTGCCGGGGCCGCGTGCTTCGGGCGCCCCGTCGGCGCGCTCACCGCGTGGCCGTCCGAGCCCTCACCGAACCTTCACCGGGCGCTCACCGGGCTCCGGGGAGAACCGGCACGAACGCGTCCCACCGCGCCATCTCGCAGCCGTTGTGCCGGTTGTACTCGGCGTCGACGGGCCGGCCCGCCCAGGTGCCGGTGACCCGGGCGGTGGAGTCGCCGCCGTAGATCATCGTGCACCGGGCGCCCGGAGGGACGGGCGCGAAGGGGTCCTTGCCCCAGGTGGTGAGCTTGTCGAGCCGGTCGCACGCCTGGAGGATCTGAGGGTGGTTGCCGCCGGCCGGGTGGCACTCCAGCTCGTACGTACCGTCGGTCTCGCCGTTGTGCGCGACGGTGACCGTGAGGTGGTCGTGGTTGCCGCCGCCGCTGTCGAGGAGGGGGAGCGGGGGCAGCGGCAGGGGGGCGGCGGCTAAAGCCGGGGGCGAGGCGGCGAGCGCGGCCGTGGCGGTGGTGGCGAGCGCGGTGACGACGAGGCGACGCAGCATGCGGGGCTCCACGGGGTGGACGAGGTGGGTCCGGCCCCACCGGGGGTGAACGGATTCGCCATGCCTAACGCGCGGGGGCGCCGGGCGTTGCGCATGGGCTGGGGGGCCGCCGCCGAGTCGGCTCTGGAGCGGGTCGCCGAGCGGGTCGCCGAACCAGTCGCCGAGGCGATCGTCGGGACGGTCCGTGAGTCCGCCGCGAGCACCTTCGGAGTCCGCGAAGAGTGGGTCGCCTAACGCTTTGCTCTGGCCCCCACCTGCCTAGTACCGTGGGGTGCGATTGGTGACGCGGAGCAAGGCTGTGTCATCATCTGCACGCACCACTCGCGCACGCGGGGGGTTGTGCTGGAGGCGTCGCCTAGTCCGGTCTATGGCGCCGCACTGCTAATGCGGTTTGGGTCTTAAAGCCCATCGAGGGTTCAAATCCCTCCGCCTCCGCCAGCTGAACCCGAAGCCCCGGCCCCACGGCCGGGGCTTCGGCCGTTTCCGGGCGGGTGCGGCCCGCAGGGGGGCCGGTGGGCGCAGATCCGGTGACCCCGGTCACATTTCCCCTGTTACGGGCACATCGCGCCCGCCGGACCCTCTCCCCCACCTCAGTCCCCATAGGGGCGTTTTCGCAGGTCAGGAGGGGGGTGGGCAATGGATTTCGCGTCACGGCGCAGGTCATGTAATGTTGTTCCCGCAACGCCGACCGGGAAGAAAAAAACCGGGAAGCAACGCAACAAGCACTCGTAGCTTAACGGATAGAGCATCTGACTACGGATCAGAAGGTTGCAGGTTCGAATCCTGCCGAGTGCACAGCCGAAAGGCCCCCCGGAGAGATCCGGGGGGCCTTTCTCGTATGCCCGCACCGGCCCGCCCTCCCTCGGTCCGCCCCCGGGCCCATCCCCAGCCCCGGCCCGTTGTCAGTGCCCCCGGCTACCGTCGTAGACATGGCTGGGGTGTGGCGCAGTAGTGGGGTTCGGTGGGGGGAGGACGGGCCTGGGCTGGTGTGGGTGGGGGAGCGGGGGGATCGGCGGGTCAGTCCGATCGTGTTCGGGGGTGACGTGGGGTTTCGGGTCGTCGGGGAGCGGACCTGTGTCGGGGCGAGAGGGAATCCCTGTCCCGGGGACGTGGTCGTCGCGAGGGGGAGTTCTCAGGCTCGGTGCGGGGAGTGTGCTCGGCTCGATCGGGTTCATTCCGTCGCCGCCGATCGGGTGCCTGACGATCCTCGGGTCTATCGCGTCTATCTGGCCTGGTTCGGGCCCGGACTCGTCAAGGTCGGGATCACCGCCGAGGAGCGGGAGGGCGCGCGGCTGAGGGAGCAGGGGGCCGTCTGCTTCTCCTGGCTGGGGCGCGGGCCGCTGATGGCCGCCCGGCGGTGCGAGGAGCTGCTGCGGGCCGCTCTGGGGGTGCCCGATCGCGTCTCGTACGAGCAGAAGCGCCGGATCAGGGCCTCGCTTCCCGGGGGCGGTGAGCGTCAAGGAGAAGTGCGCGCGCTGCATGCGCAGGCCGTCGGGCTCGGCGGGTGGCCCGAGTCGCTGGAGGCTCTGGCGTGCCGGGTCGTCGACCACGGGCGGCTGTTCGGGCTCGACGGACTCGTGCCCGCGCACGGGGTCGTGCGCGAGCTGGTGCCCGACGGGGTCGTCGGCGGGCGCGTTCTCGCCGCCGCCGGGCCCGATCTCCACCTGGAGGCGGAAGGACGCGTCGTCGTCCTGGACACGCGGCTCATGAGCGGGTGGGGGCTCGGGGCCGCGCCCGCCGGTGGGGGGATCACCGTGCCCGTCCGGGCACTGCGGCCTCCTGACGTGCAGGACCAGCTCTTCTGAACCCGAAAGGCCCGAACCGGGACCCCCTCGGAACCGTCCCCGGGGACCCTTTGGTCAAGACTTGGATCCCCTTTGGATCCCTTCGAGTAAGGGGTATGGACACGTTCACCGATGACAGCGGAGGGTGGGGCGCATGAGTGATCACCTTGTGGCCGGTCTCGTTGCCGGTATCGAACCGCCCTACTACACCGTCGTGTTCACCTCCCTGCGCACCGAAGGCGACCGGGGGTACGGCGAGACGGCCGACCTCATGACGAAGCTCGTCGCGGAGATACCGGGCTACCTCGGATACGAGAGCGCCCGCACCCCGGGCGGCCTCGGCATCACCGTCGGGTACTTCCGCGACGAGGACGCCATCGCCGCCTGGCGCTCCCGTCTGGAGCACCAGAGCGCGCAGAAGCAGGGGCGCGCCGAGTGGTACGAGAGCTACAGCGTCCATGTCGCCAAGGTCGAGCGGAGCTACAGCTTCCAGCGCGAGGGCACCGGTGAAGGCGCCGGCAGCTGAGGCCGAGGCCGCCCTTGTGCGGGCCTTCTGGGCCCGCCTCGGGCTGCCCGGGCTCGTCGACGTGCACACGCACTTCATGCCCGACCGCGTCCTGAAGAAGGTCTGGGCGTACTTCGACTCGGCCGGGCCGCTCACCGGGGTGGAGTGGCCCATCG encodes the following:
- a CDS encoding antibiotic biosynthesis monooxygenase yields the protein MSDHLVAGLVAGIEPPYYTVVFTSLRTEGDRGYGETADLMTKLVAEIPGYLGYESARTPGGLGITVGYFRDEDAIAAWRSRLEHQSAQKQGRAEWYESYSVHVAKVERSYSFQREGTGEGAGS